In Homo sapiens chromosome 11, GRCh38.p14 Primary Assembly, one DNA window encodes the following:
- the TCIRG1 gene encoding V-type proton ATPase 116 kDa subunit a 3 isoform m (isoform m is encoded by transcript variant 20): MGSMFRSEEVALVQLFLPTAAAYTCLNASVSAFQRRFVVDVRRCEELEKTFTFLQEEVRRAGLVLPPPKGRLPAPPPRDLLRIQEETERLAQELRDVRGNQQALRAQLHQLQLHAAVLRQGHEPQGEPATWMTFLISYWGEQIGQKIRKITDCFHCHVFPFLQQEEARLGALQQLQQQSQELQEMEEGVSAVAHRIPCRDMPPTLIRTNRFTASFQGIVDAYGVGRYQEVNPAPYTIITFPFLFAVMFGDVGHGLLMFLFALAMVLAENRPAVKAAQNEIWQTFFRGRYLLLLMGLFSIYTGFIYNECFSRATSIFPSGWSVAAMANQSGWSDAFLAQHTMLTLDPNVTGVFLGPYPFGIDPIWSLAANHLSFLNSFKMKMSVILGVVHMAFGVVLGVFNHVHFGQRHRLLLETLPELTFLLGLFGYLVFLVIYKWLCVWAARAASAPSILIHFINMFLFSHSPSNRLLYPRQEVVQATLVVLALAMVPILLLGTPLHLLHRHRRRLRRRPADRQEENKAGLLDLPDASVNGWSSDEEKAGGLDDEEEAELVPSEVLMHQAIHTIEFCLGCVSNTASYLRLWALSLAHAQLSEVLWAMVMRIGLGLGREVGVAAVVLVPIFAAFAVMTVAILLVMEGLSAFLHALRLHWVEFQNKFYSGTGYKLSPFTFAATDD, encoded by the exons ATGGGCTCCATGTTCCGGAGCGAGGAGGTGGCCCTGGTCCAGCTCTTTCTGCCCACAGCGGCTGCCTACACCTGC CTCAACGCCTCGGTGAGCGCCTTCCAGAGACGCTTTGTGGTTGATGTTCGGCGCTGTGAGGAGCTGGAGAAGACCTTCA CCTTCCTGCAGGAGGAGGTGCGGCGGGCTGGGCTGGTCCTGCCCCCGCCAAAGGGGAGGCTGCCGGCACCCCCACCCCGGGACCTGCTGCGCATCCAGGAGGAGACGGAGCGCCTGGCCCAGGAGCTGCGGGATGTGCGGGGCAACCAGCAGGCCCTGCGGGCCCAGCTGCACCAGCTGCAGCTCCACGCCGCCGTGCTACGCCAGGGCCATGAACCTCAG GGCGAGCCAGCCACGTGGATGACCTTCCTCATCTCCTACTGGGGTGAGCAGATCGGACAGAAGATCCGCAAGATCACGGACTG CTTCCACTGCCACGTCTTCCCGTTTCTGCAGCAGGAGGAGGCCCGCCTCGGGGCCCTGCAGCAGCTGCAACAGCAGAGCCAGGAGCTGCAGGAG ATGGAGGAGGGAGTGAGTGCCGTGGCTCACCGCATCCCCTGCCGGGACATGCCCCCCACACTCATCCGCACCAACCGCTTCACGGCCAGCTTCCAGGGCATCGTGGATGCCTACGGCGTGGGCCGCTACCAGGAGGTCAACCCCG CTCCCTACACCATCATCACCTTCCCCTTCCTGTTTGCTGTGATGTTCGGGGATGTGGGCCACGGGCTGCTCATGTTCCTGTTCGCCCTGGCCATGGTCCTTGCGGAGAACCGACCGGCTGTGAAGGCCGCGCAGAACGAG ATCTGGCAGACTTTCTTCAGGGGCCGCTACCTGCTCCTGCTTATGGGCCTGTTCTCCATCTACACCGGCTTCATCTACAACGAGTGCTTCAGTCGCGCCACCAGCATCTTCCCCTCGGGCTGGAGTGTGGCCGCCATGGCCAACCAGTCTGGCTGGAG TGATGCATTCCTGGCCCAGCACACGATGCTTACCCTGGATCCCAACGTCACCGGTGTCTTCCTGGGACCCTACCCCTTTGGCATCGATCCT ATTTGGAGCCTGGCTGCCAACCACTTGAGCTTCCTCAACTCCTTCAAGATGAAGATGTCCGTCATCCTGGGCGTCGTGCACATGGCCTTTGGGGTGGTCCTCGGAGTCTTCAACCACGT GCACTTTGGCCAGAGGCACCGGCTGCTGCTGGAGACGCTGCCGGAGCTCACCTTCCTGCTGGGACTCTTCGGTTACCTCGTGTTCCTAGTCATCTACAAGTGGCTGTGTGTCTGGGCTGCCAGGGCCGCCTCGGCCCCCAGCATCCTCATCCACTTCATCAACATGTTCCTCTTCTCCCACAGCCCCAGCAACAGGCTGCTCTACCCCCGGCAG GAGGTGGTCCAGGCCACGCTGGTGGTCCTGGCCTTGGCCATGGTGCCCATCCTGCTGCTTGGCACACCCCTGCACCTGCTGcaccgccaccgccgccgcctgCGGAGGAGGCCCGCTGACCGACAG GAGGAAAACAAGGCCGGGTTGCTGGACCTGCCTGACGCATCTGTGAATGGCTGGAGCTCCGATGAGGAAAAGGCAGGGGGCCTGGATGATGAagaggaggccgag CTCGTCCCCTCCGAGGTGCTCATGCACCAGGCCATCCACACCATCGAGTTCTGCCTGGGCTGCGTCTCCAACACCGCCTCCTACCTGCGCCTGTGGGCCCTGAGCCTGGCCCACGCCC AGCTGTCCGAGGTTCTGTGGGCCATGGTGATGCGCAtaggcctgggcctgggccggGAGGTGGGCGTGGCGGCTGTGGTGCTGGTCCCCATCTTTGCCGCCTTTGCCGTGATGACCGTGGCTATCCTGCTGGTGATGGAGGGACTCTCAGCCTTCCTGCACGCCCTGCGGCTGCACTG GGTGGAATTCCAGAACAAGTTCTACTCAGGCACGGGCTACAAGCTGAGTCCCTTCACCTTCGCTGCCACAGATGACTAG
- the TCIRG1 gene encoding V-type proton ATPase 116 kDa subunit a 3 isoform X5, with protein MGSMFRSEEVALVQLFLPTAAAYTCVSRLGELGLVEFRDLNASVSAFQRRFVVDVRRCEELEKTFTFLQEEVRRAGLVLPPPKGRLPAPPPRDLLRIQEETERLAQELRDVRGNQQALRAQLHQLQLHAAVLRQGHEPQLAAAHTDGASERTPLLQAPGGPHQDLRVNFVAGAVEPHKAPALERLLWRACRGFLIASFRELEQPLEHPVTGEPATWMTFLISYWGEQIGQKIRKITDCFHCHVFPFLQQEEARLGALQQLQQQSQELQEVLGETERFLSQVLGRVLQLLPPGQVQVHKMKAVYLALNQCSVSTTHKCLIAEAWCSVRDLPALQEALRDSSMEEGVSAVAHRIPCRDMPPTLIRTNRFTASFQGIVDAYGVGRYQEVNPAPYTIITFPFLFAVMFGDVGHGLLMFLFALAMVLAENRPAVKAAQNEIWQTFFRGRYLLLLMGLFSIYTGFIYNECFSRATSIFPSGWSVAAMANQSGWSDAFLAQHTMLTLDPNVTGVFLGPYPFGIDPIWSLAANHLSFLNSFKMKMSVILGVVHMAFGVVLGVFNHVHFGQRHRLLLETLPELTFLLGLFGYLVFLVIYKWLCVWAARAASAPSILIHFINMFLFSHSPSNRLLYPRQVCTAGTP; from the exons ATGGGCTCCATGTTCCGGAGCGAGGAGGTGGCCCTGGTCCAGCTCTTTCTGCCCACAGCGGCTGCCTACACCTGCGTGAGTCGGCTGGGCGAGCTGGGCCTCGTGGAGTTCAGAGAC CTCAACGCCTCGGTGAGCGCCTTCCAGAGACGCTTTGTGGTTGATGTTCGGCGCTGTGAGGAGCTGGAGAAGACCTTCA CCTTCCTGCAGGAGGAGGTGCGGCGGGCTGGGCTGGTCCTGCCCCCGCCAAAGGGGAGGCTGCCGGCACCCCCACCCCGGGACCTGCTGCGCATCCAGGAGGAGACGGAGCGCCTGGCCCAGGAGCTGCGGGATGTGCGGGGCAACCAGCAGGCCCTGCGGGCCCAGCTGCACCAGCTGCAGCTCCACGCCGCCGTGCTACGCCAGGGCCATGAACCTCAG CTGGCAGCCGCCCACACAGATGGGGCCTCAGAGAGGACGCCCCTGCTCCAGGCCCCCGGGGGGCCGCACCAGGACCTGAGGGTCAA CTTTGTGGCAGGTGCCGTGGAGCCCCACAAGGCCCCTGCCCTAGAGCGCCTGCTCTGGAGGGCCTGCCGCGGCTTCCTCATTGCCAGCTTCAGGGAGCTGGAGCAGCCGCTGGAGCACCCCGTGACG GGCGAGCCAGCCACGTGGATGACCTTCCTCATCTCCTACTGGGGTGAGCAGATCGGACAGAAGATCCGCAAGATCACGGACTG CTTCCACTGCCACGTCTTCCCGTTTCTGCAGCAGGAGGAGGCCCGCCTCGGGGCCCTGCAGCAGCTGCAACAGCAGAGCCAGGAGCTGCAGGAG GTCCTCGGGGAGACAGAGCGGTTCCTGAGCCAGGTGCTAGGCCGGGTGCTGCAGCTGCTGCCGCCAGGGCAGGTGCAGGTCCACAAGATGAAGGCCGTGTACCTGGCCCTGAACCAGTGCAGCGTGAGCACCACGCACAAGTGCCTCATTGCCGAGGCCTGGTGCTCTGTGCGAGACCTGCCCGCCCTGCAGGAGGCCCTGCGGGACAGCTCG ATGGAGGAGGGAGTGAGTGCCGTGGCTCACCGCATCCCCTGCCGGGACATGCCCCCCACACTCATCCGCACCAACCGCTTCACGGCCAGCTTCCAGGGCATCGTGGATGCCTACGGCGTGGGCCGCTACCAGGAGGTCAACCCCG CTCCCTACACCATCATCACCTTCCCCTTCCTGTTTGCTGTGATGTTCGGGGATGTGGGCCACGGGCTGCTCATGTTCCTGTTCGCCCTGGCCATGGTCCTTGCGGAGAACCGACCGGCTGTGAAGGCCGCGCAGAACGAG ATCTGGCAGACTTTCTTCAGGGGCCGCTACCTGCTCCTGCTTATGGGCCTGTTCTCCATCTACACCGGCTTCATCTACAACGAGTGCTTCAGTCGCGCCACCAGCATCTTCCCCTCGGGCTGGAGTGTGGCCGCCATGGCCAACCAGTCTGGCTGGAG TGATGCATTCCTGGCCCAGCACACGATGCTTACCCTGGATCCCAACGTCACCGGTGTCTTCCTGGGACCCTACCCCTTTGGCATCGATCCT ATTTGGAGCCTGGCTGCCAACCACTTGAGCTTCCTCAACTCCTTCAAGATGAAGATGTCCGTCATCCTGGGCGTCGTGCACATGGCCTTTGGGGTGGTCCTCGGAGTCTTCAACCACGT GCACTTTGGCCAGAGGCACCGGCTGCTGCTGGAGACGCTGCCGGAGCTCACCTTCCTGCTGGGACTCTTCGGTTACCTCGTGTTCCTAGTCATCTACAAGTGGCTGTGTGTCTGGGCTGCCAGGGCCGCCTCGGCCCCCAGCATCCTCATCCACTTCATCAACATGTTCCTCTTCTCCCACAGCCCCAGCAACAGGCTGCTCTACCCCCGGCAG GTGTGCACAGCAGGGACGCCCTGA
- the TCIRG1 gene encoding V-type proton ATPase 116 kDa subunit a 3 isoform b (isoform b is encoded by transcript variant 2) has product MTFLISYWGEQIGQKIRKITDCFHCHVFPFLQQEEARLGALQQLQQQSQELQEVLGETERFLSQVLGRVLQLLPPGQVQVHKMKAVYLALNQCSVSTTHKCLIAEAWCSVRDLPALQEALRDSSMEEGVSAVAHRIPCRDMPPTLIRTNRFTASFQGIVDAYGVGRYQEVNPAPYTIITFPFLFAVMFGDVGHGLLMFLFALAMVLAENRPAVKAAQNEIWQTFFRGRYLLLLMGLFSIYTGFIYNECFSRATSIFPSGWSVAAMANQSGWSDAFLAQHTMLTLDPNVTGVFLGPYPFGIDPIWSLAANHLSFLNSFKMKMSVILGVVHMAFGVVLGVFNHVHFGQRHRLLLETLPELTFLLGLFGYLVFLVIYKWLCVWAARAASAPSILIHFINMFLFSHSPSNRLLYPRQEVVQATLVVLALAMVPILLLGTPLHLLHRHRRRLRRRPADRQEENKAGLLDLPDASVNGWSSDEEKAGGLDDEEEAELVPSEVLMHQAIHTIEFCLGCVSNTASYLRLWALSLAHAQLSEVLWAMVMRIGLGLGREVGVAAVVLVPIFAAFAVMTVAILLVMEGLSAFLHALRLHWVEFQNKFYSGTGYKLSPFTFAATDD; this is encoded by the exons ATGACCTTCCTCATCTCCTACTGGGGTGAGCAGATCGGACAGAAGATCCGCAAGATCACGGACTG CTTCCACTGCCACGTCTTCCCGTTTCTGCAGCAGGAGGAGGCCCGCCTCGGGGCCCTGCAGCAGCTGCAACAGCAGAGCCAGGAGCTGCAGGAG GTCCTCGGGGAGACAGAGCGGTTCCTGAGCCAGGTGCTAGGCCGGGTGCTGCAGCTGCTGCCGCCAGGGCAGGTGCAGGTCCACAAGATGAAGGCCGTGTACCTGGCCCTGAACCAGTGCAGCGTGAGCACCACGCACAAGTGCCTCATTGCCGAGGCCTGGTGCTCTGTGCGAGACCTGCCCGCCCTGCAGGAGGCCCTGCGGGACAGCTCG ATGGAGGAGGGAGTGAGTGCCGTGGCTCACCGCATCCCCTGCCGGGACATGCCCCCCACACTCATCCGCACCAACCGCTTCACGGCCAGCTTCCAGGGCATCGTGGATGCCTACGGCGTGGGCCGCTACCAGGAGGTCAACCCCG CTCCCTACACCATCATCACCTTCCCCTTCCTGTTTGCTGTGATGTTCGGGGATGTGGGCCACGGGCTGCTCATGTTCCTGTTCGCCCTGGCCATGGTCCTTGCGGAGAACCGACCGGCTGTGAAGGCCGCGCAGAACGAG ATCTGGCAGACTTTCTTCAGGGGCCGCTACCTGCTCCTGCTTATGGGCCTGTTCTCCATCTACACCGGCTTCATCTACAACGAGTGCTTCAGTCGCGCCACCAGCATCTTCCCCTCGGGCTGGAGTGTGGCCGCCATGGCCAACCAGTCTGGCTGGAG TGATGCATTCCTGGCCCAGCACACGATGCTTACCCTGGATCCCAACGTCACCGGTGTCTTCCTGGGACCCTACCCCTTTGGCATCGATCCT ATTTGGAGCCTGGCTGCCAACCACTTGAGCTTCCTCAACTCCTTCAAGATGAAGATGTCCGTCATCCTGGGCGTCGTGCACATGGCCTTTGGGGTGGTCCTCGGAGTCTTCAACCACGT GCACTTTGGCCAGAGGCACCGGCTGCTGCTGGAGACGCTGCCGGAGCTCACCTTCCTGCTGGGACTCTTCGGTTACCTCGTGTTCCTAGTCATCTACAAGTGGCTGTGTGTCTGGGCTGCCAGGGCCGCCTCGGCCCCCAGCATCCTCATCCACTTCATCAACATGTTCCTCTTCTCCCACAGCCCCAGCAACAGGCTGCTCTACCCCCGGCAG GAGGTGGTCCAGGCCACGCTGGTGGTCCTGGCCTTGGCCATGGTGCCCATCCTGCTGCTTGGCACACCCCTGCACCTGCTGcaccgccaccgccgccgcctgCGGAGGAGGCCCGCTGACCGACAG GAGGAAAACAAGGCCGGGTTGCTGGACCTGCCTGACGCATCTGTGAATGGCTGGAGCTCCGATGAGGAAAAGGCAGGGGGCCTGGATGATGAagaggaggccgag CTCGTCCCCTCCGAGGTGCTCATGCACCAGGCCATCCACACCATCGAGTTCTGCCTGGGCTGCGTCTCCAACACCGCCTCCTACCTGCGCCTGTGGGCCCTGAGCCTGGCCCACGCCC AGCTGTCCGAGGTTCTGTGGGCCATGGTGATGCGCAtaggcctgggcctgggccggGAGGTGGGCGTGGCGGCTGTGGTGCTGGTCCCCATCTTTGCCGCCTTTGCCGTGATGACCGTGGCTATCCTGCTGGTGATGGAGGGACTCTCAGCCTTCCTGCACGCCCTGCGGCTGCACTG GGTGGAATTCCAGAACAAGTTCTACTCAGGCACGGGCTACAAGCTGAGTCCCTTCACCTTCGCTGCCACAGATGACTAG
- the TCIRG1 gene encoding V-type proton ATPase 116 kDa subunit a 3 isoform c (isoform c is encoded by transcript variant 3), translating into MKAVYLALNQCSVSTTHKCLIAEAWCSVRDLPALQEALRDSSMEEGVSAVAHRIPCRDMPPTLIRTNRFTASFQGIVDAYGVGRYQEVNPAPYTIITFPFLFAVMFGDVGHGLLMFLFALAMVLAENRPAVKAAQNEIWQTFFRGRYLLLLMGLFSIYTGFIYNECFSRATSIFPSGWSVAAMANQSGWSDAFLAQHTMLTLDPNVTGVFLGPYPFGIDPIWSLAANHLSFLNSFKMKMSVILGVVHMAFGVVLGVFNHVHFGQRHRLLLETLPELTFLLGLFGYLVFLVIYKWLCVWAARAASAPSILIHFINMFLFSHSPSNRLLYPRQEVVQATLVVLALAMVPILLLGTPLHLLHRHRRRLRRRPADRQEENKAGLLDLPDASVNGWSSDEEKAGGLDDEEEAELVPSEVLMHQAIHTIEFCLGCVSNTASYLRLWALSLAHAQLSEVLWAMVMRIGLGLGREVGVAAVVLVPIFAAFAVMTVAILLVMEGLSAFLHALRLHWVEFQNKFYSGTGYKLSPFTFAATDD; encoded by the exons ATGAAGGCCGTGTACCTGGCCCTGAACCAGTGCAGCGTGAGCACCACGCACAAGTGCCTCATTGCCGAGGCCTGGTGCTCTGTGCGAGACCTGCCCGCCCTGCAGGAGGCCCTGCGGGACAGCTCG ATGGAGGAGGGAGTGAGTGCCGTGGCTCACCGCATCCCCTGCCGGGACATGCCCCCCACACTCATCCGCACCAACCGCTTCACGGCCAGCTTCCAGGGCATCGTGGATGCCTACGGCGTGGGCCGCTACCAGGAGGTCAACCCCG CTCCCTACACCATCATCACCTTCCCCTTCCTGTTTGCTGTGATGTTCGGGGATGTGGGCCACGGGCTGCTCATGTTCCTGTTCGCCCTGGCCATGGTCCTTGCGGAGAACCGACCGGCTGTGAAGGCCGCGCAGAACGAG ATCTGGCAGACTTTCTTCAGGGGCCGCTACCTGCTCCTGCTTATGGGCCTGTTCTCCATCTACACCGGCTTCATCTACAACGAGTGCTTCAGTCGCGCCACCAGCATCTTCCCCTCGGGCTGGAGTGTGGCCGCCATGGCCAACCAGTCTGGCTGGAG TGATGCATTCCTGGCCCAGCACACGATGCTTACCCTGGATCCCAACGTCACCGGTGTCTTCCTGGGACCCTACCCCTTTGGCATCGATCCT ATTTGGAGCCTGGCTGCCAACCACTTGAGCTTCCTCAACTCCTTCAAGATGAAGATGTCCGTCATCCTGGGCGTCGTGCACATGGCCTTTGGGGTGGTCCTCGGAGTCTTCAACCACGT GCACTTTGGCCAGAGGCACCGGCTGCTGCTGGAGACGCTGCCGGAGCTCACCTTCCTGCTGGGACTCTTCGGTTACCTCGTGTTCCTAGTCATCTACAAGTGGCTGTGTGTCTGGGCTGCCAGGGCCGCCTCGGCCCCCAGCATCCTCATCCACTTCATCAACATGTTCCTCTTCTCCCACAGCCCCAGCAACAGGCTGCTCTACCCCCGGCAG GAGGTGGTCCAGGCCACGCTGGTGGTCCTGGCCTTGGCCATGGTGCCCATCCTGCTGCTTGGCACACCCCTGCACCTGCTGcaccgccaccgccgccgcctgCGGAGGAGGCCCGCTGACCGACAG GAGGAAAACAAGGCCGGGTTGCTGGACCTGCCTGACGCATCTGTGAATGGCTGGAGCTCCGATGAGGAAAAGGCAGGGGGCCTGGATGATGAagaggaggccgag CTCGTCCCCTCCGAGGTGCTCATGCACCAGGCCATCCACACCATCGAGTTCTGCCTGGGCTGCGTCTCCAACACCGCCTCCTACCTGCGCCTGTGGGCCCTGAGCCTGGCCCACGCCC AGCTGTCCGAGGTTCTGTGGGCCATGGTGATGCGCAtaggcctgggcctgggccggGAGGTGGGCGTGGCGGCTGTGGTGCTGGTCCCCATCTTTGCCGCCTTTGCCGTGATGACCGTGGCTATCCTGCTGGTGATGGAGGGACTCTCAGCCTTCCTGCACGCCCTGCGGCTGCACTG GGTGGAATTCCAGAACAAGTTCTACTCAGGCACGGGCTACAAGCTGAGTCCCTTCACCTTCGCTGCCACAGATGACTAG